The proteins below are encoded in one region of Segatella copri:
- a CDS encoding class II fructose-bisphosphate aldolase, giving the protein MAVDYKKIGLVNTKDMFARAIKGGWAVPAFNFNNLEQLQAIIQASSNLKSPVILQVSKGARKYANPTLLRYMAEGAVEYAKELGCNHPEIVLHLDHGDSFETCKDCVDFGFSSVMIDGSALLYEENIALTKKVVDYAHQFGVTVEGELGVLAGVEDDVVAEESHYTKPEEVVDFATRTGVDSLAISIGTSHGAYKFKPEQCTRDPKTGHLVPPPLAFDVLAAVEEQLPGFPIVLHGSSSVPQEYVEIINKFGGKLPDAVGIPEEQLTKASESAVCKINIDSDSRLAFTAGVRETLALHPEYFDPRQYCGKAREYMVDLYSHKIKDVLHSDNKLANLD; this is encoded by the coding sequence ATGGCAGTAGATTACAAGAAAATCGGTCTTGTGAACACTAAGGACATGTTCGCAAGAGCTATCAAGGGCGGTTGGGCCGTTCCTGCTTTCAACTTCAATAACTTGGAGCAGCTCCAGGCTATCATCCAGGCTTCTTCAAACTTGAAGTCACCAGTTATCCTTCAGGTATCTAAGGGTGCTCGTAAGTATGCTAACCCTACATTGCTCCGCTACATGGCAGAGGGTGCTGTAGAGTATGCAAAGGAGTTGGGTTGCAACCATCCTGAGATCGTTCTTCACCTCGATCACGGTGATAGCTTCGAGACATGTAAAGACTGTGTAGATTTCGGTTTCTCTTCTGTAATGATCGATGGTTCTGCACTTCTATACGAGGAGAACATTGCATTGACAAAGAAGGTTGTTGATTACGCTCATCAGTTCGGTGTAACTGTAGAGGGTGAGCTCGGTGTCCTCGCTGGTGTTGAGGATGACGTAGTAGCTGAGGAGTCTCACTATACAAAGCCTGAGGAGGTTGTAGATTTCGCTACACGTACAGGTGTTGATTCATTGGCTATCTCTATCGGTACTTCTCACGGTGCTTACAAGTTCAAGCCAGAGCAGTGCACACGTGACCCTAAGACTGGTCACCTCGTTCCTCCTCCATTGGCATTCGACGTATTGGCAGCAGTTGAGGAGCAGCTTCCTGGTTTCCCTATCGTTCTCCACGGTTCTTCTTCAGTTCCTCAGGAGTATGTTGAAATCATCAACAAGTTCGGTGGTAAGTTGCCAGATGCAGTTGGTATCCCAGAGGAGCAGTTGACTAAGGCTTCTGAGAGCGCTGTTTGCAAGATCAACATCGACTCTGACTCTCGTCTTGCTTTCACAGCAGGTGTTCGTGAGACATTGGCTCTTCACCCAGAGTACTTCGACCCACGTCAGTACTGCGGTAAGGCTCGTGAGTACATGGTTGACCTCTATAGCCACAAGATCAAGGATGTTCTTCATTCTGACAACAAGTTGGCTAACCTCGACTAA
- a CDS encoding LuxR C-terminal-related transcriptional regulator encodes MKLKNDIVNLIVRVEHHLCPQYCGVVDRRRVIAFLLLTISELIIIPYHIMLFLLVKEPYGLSLCGLHTFVFCILQFLVWKRKIAFVKGISSLYFLMFAKLALDSVFCINFGFANDNLSVICNLFVVFILAITALSQTLYKTCIIITVGMIPMLLIYLFSTPLVPALFSMKTIFLGFMMLVYVAVYNMSIVTKGLRQPKRMARVENKALNMLADLKDNEPEAAESLMKRLTPDVREKIIPHASKHLFNEELDRVAWDQVCDGLTFSEKEICKLILQGHTLKEICAELNKSESNITSQRCHIRKKLNMDRRDDLRRTLEVRFYDAQKQVKKSEAENS; translated from the coding sequence ATGAAACTGAAGAATGACATTGTAAACCTGATAGTGAGGGTAGAGCATCATTTATGCCCTCAATATTGTGGTGTGGTAGATCGCCGACGCGTTATCGCCTTTCTACTTCTGACGATAAGCGAGCTGATTATCATACCTTATCATATTATGCTCTTTCTGCTTGTGAAAGAACCTTATGGTTTAAGCCTCTGTGGCTTGCATACATTCGTGTTCTGCATCCTGCAGTTCCTGGTCTGGAAACGGAAGATAGCTTTCGTGAAAGGTATTTCTTCTCTTTACTTTCTGATGTTCGCCAAACTGGCTCTTGATAGCGTATTTTGCATCAATTTCGGTTTTGCTAATGATAATTTGAGCGTTATCTGCAACCTGTTTGTCGTCTTTATCCTGGCTATTACAGCGTTGAGCCAAACCTTATATAAGACTTGTATCATCATCACGGTGGGTATGATACCGATGTTGCTGATATACCTGTTCAGCACTCCGCTTGTGCCAGCTCTGTTCAGTATGAAGACGATTTTTCTGGGTTTCATGATGCTGGTTTATGTGGCAGTATATAATATGAGTATTGTAACCAAGGGGTTGCGCCAGCCGAAACGGATGGCTCGGGTTGAAAACAAGGCGTTGAATATGCTTGCCGATTTGAAGGATAATGAACCGGAAGCAGCAGAAAGCCTGATGAAGCGTCTGACTCCTGATGTCCGGGAGAAGATTATACCCCATGCTTCTAAACATCTGTTTAATGAAGAATTGGATAGAGTGGCATGGGATCAGGTTTGTGATGGGCTTACGTTCAGCGAAAAGGAAATATGCAAGCTGATTCTTCAGGGGCATACTTTAAAGGAAATTTGTGCAGAACTCAATAAGAGTGAATCAAATATCACCAGCCAGCGTTGCCATATCCGCAAAAAGTTGAATATGGACCGTCGCGATGATTTGAGGAGAACCTTGGAAGTAAGGTTCTATGATGCGCAGAAACAAGTAAAAAAGTCAGAAGCCGAGAACTCCTGA
- a CDS encoding NAD(P)H-hydrate dehydratase: MKIFTSAQIHELDKYTIEHEPISSLNLMERAAKALTRAIEEEWSNRTPVVVFAGPGNNGGDALAVARMLSEDGYDVSVYLFNVQNKLSADCLANKKRLLDAKRVKFTEIITNLDPPKLNAETLVVDGLFGSGLNKPLAGGFAAMVKYINQSPAKVVSIDIPSGLMTEDNSYNIHANIIRASLTLTLQQKKLSMLMADNQQYLGRLRVLDIRLSQEFIQNTECQCRILEENDIRPLLKSRSDFAHKGSMGNALLIAGSYGMSGASVLATKACLRTGAGKVTAHTPKRNYEIMQISVPEAVLQMDAEETIFSEPVDTEMFDALGVGPGLGQNETTAIALIAQLRRATCPLVIDADALNILSSHRAWMQQLPKNIIMTPHPKEFDRLAGNASSSCTERLMKASELAERLQAYIILKGHYSALCHPDGKIDFCSTGNSGMATAGSGDVLTGIITGLLARGYKQEDACRLGMHLHGLAGDLAAKDLGKESLIASDIIQYLPKAFLRLEE; this comes from the coding sequence ATGAAGATTTTCACAAGCGCTCAGATTCATGAGTTGGATAAATACACCATTGAGCACGAACCTATCAGTTCGCTCAACCTGATGGAACGTGCAGCCAAAGCGCTGACACGCGCCATAGAAGAGGAATGGTCTAACCGCACACCAGTAGTTGTCTTCGCCGGTCCGGGAAATAACGGCGGCGATGCGCTTGCTGTGGCGAGAATGCTCAGCGAGGATGGATATGATGTAAGTGTATACCTCTTTAATGTACAGAACAAACTGTCGGCAGACTGTCTTGCCAACAAGAAGCGTCTGCTGGATGCAAAGAGAGTGAAATTTACTGAGATTATCACTAACCTGGACCCTCCTAAGCTCAATGCAGAAACGCTGGTGGTAGACGGACTCTTTGGTAGCGGACTCAACAAACCATTGGCTGGCGGATTCGCCGCGATGGTGAAATATATCAACCAGAGTCCTGCCAAGGTAGTAAGCATCGATATCCCTTCGGGACTGATGACCGAGGACAATTCCTATAATATCCATGCCAACATCATCCGTGCCAGTCTGACCCTTACCCTGCAGCAGAAGAAACTGTCGATGCTGATGGCGGATAACCAGCAGTACCTGGGCAGACTGCGCGTTCTCGACATCCGACTTTCCCAGGAATTCATCCAGAATACGGAGTGCCAGTGCCGCATACTCGAAGAGAACGACATCCGTCCGCTCCTGAAATCGCGCAGCGACTTTGCTCATAAAGGCAGCATGGGTAATGCGCTGCTCATAGCGGGAAGTTACGGCATGAGCGGCGCTTCGGTATTAGCCACCAAGGCTTGTCTGAGAACCGGTGCGGGCAAGGTAACAGCCCATACCCCAAAGCGGAATTATGAAATCATGCAGATTTCGGTACCTGAAGCGGTACTGCAGATGGATGCAGAAGAAACCATATTCAGCGAACCGGTAGATACAGAGATGTTCGATGCGCTGGGCGTAGGTCCCGGATTGGGACAGAACGAGACAACAGCCATCGCCCTCATCGCCCAACTGCGCCGTGCTACCTGTCCGCTCGTCATTGATGCCGATGCGCTCAATATTCTTTCCAGCCACAGGGCGTGGATGCAGCAGTTGCCAAAGAATATCATCATGACACCTCATCCGAAGGAGTTCGACCGGCTTGCCGGCAATGCGAGCAGCAGCTGTACCGAAAGACTGATGAAGGCAAGCGAACTGGCTGAACGACTCCAGGCATACATTATATTAAAGGGACATTATTCTGCACTCTGCCACCCTGACGGAAAGATTGACTTCTGCAGTACGGGCAACAGCGGTATGGCTACAGCAGGCAGCGGTGATGTGCTGACAGGTATCATCACCGGCCTTCTGGCTAGAGGATACAAACAGGAAGATGCCTGTCGCCTGGGTATGCATCTTCATGGTCTGGCTGGCGATCTTGCTGCCAAAGATCTGGGCAAAGAGAGCCTCATCGCCAGCGACATTATCCAGTATCTTCCGAAAGCATTTCTCAGATTGGAAGAATAA
- a CDS encoding DUF5106 domain-containing protein: MARFIFLSFFMLVGALAPTKAQNSFPYPALPDSLRSVEQRAAYLSEHYWDNFNFADTLELANKEMAEQGFVNFIDILARFDQEIAQKGIAAFTAKAYQQKPSKEKFESLIEHYYENPESPMRNDRIYALFLEDMAKSPYFDETEKERIGFKLKQARKNLPGTQATNISFMLEDGKTHQLSDYRAKKVILYFYDPDCENCHKISAWLDKQTIPAGISLLRIVADNRLSTIYGLKAMPTIYLLDKENKVILKDCTPEQLMETLRGNENRK, translated from the coding sequence ATGGCAAGATTCATATTCCTCAGTTTCTTCATGCTGGTTGGAGCCTTAGCCCCAACCAAGGCTCAGAACAGTTTCCCTTACCCTGCTCTGCCAGACAGTCTGCGCAGCGTAGAGCAACGTGCTGCATACCTGAGTGAGCACTATTGGGACAACTTCAACTTCGCAGACACCCTGGAACTGGCAAACAAGGAGATGGCAGAACAGGGCTTTGTCAACTTCATCGACATTCTGGCACGTTTCGACCAGGAAATAGCCCAGAAGGGTATTGCAGCCTTTACAGCCAAAGCTTACCAGCAGAAGCCATCCAAAGAGAAGTTTGAAAGCCTCATCGAGCATTATTATGAGAACCCTGAGTCGCCCATGCGCAACGACAGGATATATGCCCTGTTTCTGGAAGACATGGCGAAATCGCCTTACTTCGATGAAACCGAGAAAGAAAGAATCGGTTTTAAACTGAAACAGGCAAGAAAGAATTTGCCTGGCACACAGGCTACCAACATCAGTTTTATGCTGGAAGACGGTAAGACGCACCAGTTGAGCGATTACCGGGCAAAAAAGGTTATCTTATATTTCTACGATCCTGACTGCGAGAACTGCCACAAGATATCTGCATGGCTCGACAAACAGACAATACCAGCCGGCATCAGCCTGCTCCGCATCGTAGCGGATAACCGATTGAGCACGATTTACGGGCTCAAAGCCATGCCAACCATTTACCTTTTGGATAAAGAGAATAAGGTGATATTAAAAGACTGTACACCGGAACAGCTCATGGAAACGTTACGGGGAAATGAAAACAGAAAGTAA
- a CDS encoding sugar MFS transporter, whose amino-acid sequence MNMLTEQQTDTNQTTDRRYLVPFILITSLFFLWGFARAILDVLNKHFQNALHISITHSALIQVTTYLGYFLMAIPAGFFINRYGYRRGVVFGLLLFGVGALLFIPGATVGSFSAFLLCLFIIGCGLVFLETAANPYVTELGAKETATSRLNLSQSFNGLGGIFATLCIGQFLFNQTEEGGNVVVPYTILGILVLVIALVFSRVDLPEISHVATAEDEAAGSNISKLFSHHKMFVFGLLALLSYEVAEISINSYFINFVTGMKWMDDRTASVALTCALAFFMVGRFLGSWIMRRIKATTMLLICAVGCVVCILLVLSNLGKLSLVALLCNYMFEAIMFPTIFSIALTGLGNLTKTASSLLMMTPIGGCGFLLMGLIADRTHFTLPFLVPLIGFVIVLAYAAREYKLAKK is encoded by the coding sequence ATGAATATGTTAACAGAACAACAGACAGATACAAATCAGACAACCGACAGGAGATATCTTGTCCCATTTATTCTCATTACGTCGCTCTTCTTTTTGTGGGGCTTCGCTCGTGCCATTCTGGATGTGCTCAACAAGCACTTCCAGAATGCTCTGCACATCAGTATTACTCATTCCGCCCTTATTCAGGTTACCACCTATCTGGGTTATTTCCTGATGGCAATACCTGCTGGCTTTTTTATCAACCGGTATGGTTATCGCCGTGGAGTAGTCTTCGGTCTGCTCCTCTTTGGTGTGGGCGCCTTGCTCTTTATCCCGGGTGCTACGGTGGGCAGTTTCTCAGCATTCCTGCTCTGCCTTTTCATTATCGGGTGCGGTTTGGTGTTTCTGGAAACAGCCGCCAATCCCTATGTTACCGAACTGGGTGCCAAGGAAACAGCTACCAGCCGACTGAACTTATCGCAGTCGTTTAATGGATTGGGTGGTATTTTTGCCACACTTTGCATCGGCCAGTTCCTCTTCAACCAGACCGAAGAGGGCGGCAATGTGGTGGTGCCTTATACCATTCTGGGTATTCTGGTGCTGGTGATAGCTCTGGTTTTCTCACGTGTAGATTTACCGGAAATCAGTCATGTGGCAACAGCAGAAGATGAGGCAGCCGGTTCTAATATCAGCAAACTCTTTTCCCATCACAAGATGTTCGTGTTTGGACTTCTGGCTTTGCTGAGCTATGAAGTGGCAGAGATTTCAATCAATTCCTACTTCATCAATTTCGTTACGGGCATGAAATGGATGGACGACCGCACGGCTTCCGTAGCCCTGACTTGTGCGCTGGCATTCTTTATGGTAGGCAGATTCCTCGGTTCCTGGATTATGCGCCGAATCAAGGCAACAACGATGTTGCTGATCTGCGCTGTGGGGTGTGTTGTCTGTATACTTTTAGTCCTGTCAAATCTGGGTAAGCTATCGCTGGTAGCCCTGCTTTGCAACTATATGTTCGAGGCCATCATGTTCCCTACCATCTTCAGTATCGCCCTCACGGGTTTGGGCAACCTTACCAAGACAGCCTCTTCGCTTCTGATGATGACGCCAATCGGAGGTTGCGGTTTCCTGTTGATGGGACTCATCGCCGACCGTACTCATTTCACACTTCCTTTCCTGGTACCGCTCATAGGATTTGTCATCGTTCTGGCTTATGCGGCTCGTGAATATAAACTTGCCAAGAAGTAA
- a CDS encoding PEP/pyruvate-binding domain-containing protein, translating into MENNIPQEWNKFYLKDVSFVNLMMRRIYNVLIVANPYDAFMLEDDGRIEEKIYNEYMELGLRYPPTFTQVSTTEEAAAVLRSTVIDLVICMPGNADNDAFDVARDIKGKFPNIHCVVLTPFSHGITKRMQNEDLSIFDYVFCWLGNTNLILSIIKLIEDKMNLEHDIQEAGVQMILLVEDSIRFYSSILPNLYNYILEQSKNFSQEALNRHAATMRMRGRPKVVLARTYEEAQKLYDKYSDNTLGVISDARFPLKSAAKAFGNEVMPEEKPKHRTDTFGREKCPDAGLQLFRYIRKNDPFVPLIIESSESENRAKAEAEGFRFVDKNSKKMSVDLRRLMEEHMGFGDFIFRDPKTHEEIMRIHSLKELQDNIFNIPNDSMLYHISRNHMSRWLCARAIFPVSAFLKHVTWEKLQDVDAHRQIIFDAIVQYRHMKNIGVVAVFDRMKFDKYAHFARIGEGSLGGKGRGLAFLDNVIKRHPEFNQFENATVQIPKTVVLCTDIFDEFMMSNNLYPIALSDASDDEILKHFLHAQLPDSLIADFFTFFEATRSPIAIRSSSLLEDAHYQPFAGIYSTYMIPYLEDKYQMLQMLACAIKGVYASVFYRDSKAYMTATSNVIDQEKMAVILQQVVGKDYGTRFYPTMSGVLRSLNYYPIGDEEAEEGIASLALGLGKYIVDGGQTLRVCPYHPNQVLQTSETELALRDTQTQFYALDMKHVGNDFKVDDGFNILKLRVKDAVEDQSLTYIASTFDPYDQVINDGVYENGRKLITFSSVLQHGVVPLPEILQMSMKYGAGAMRRPVEIEFACNINNDRTCEFYLLQIRPIVDAKEMLDEDVKAIPDSDCLLRSHNSLGHGISEDVVDVVYVKYDDRFSAMNNFYVADDIERINRKFLADGKNYVLIGPGRWGSSDHYLGVPVKWPHISAARVIVEVALKNYNIDPSQGTHFFQNLTSFGVGYFTVDTNTGEGGFVNKEILDAMPAVEETQYVRHIRFEHPMRILMDGKKQEGAVLIPKE; encoded by the coding sequence ATGGAAAATAATATACCTCAGGAGTGGAATAAATTCTACTTGAAAGACGTATCGTTTGTGAATCTGATGATGCGCCGTATCTACAATGTACTGATTGTAGCCAATCCTTACGATGCGTTCATGCTTGAAGATGATGGACGTATCGAAGAGAAGATATATAATGAATATATGGAGCTGGGGCTCCGCTATCCGCCAACCTTTACTCAGGTTTCTACTACCGAAGAGGCTGCTGCTGTGCTGCGTTCTACCGTCATTGATCTGGTGATTTGCATGCCTGGCAATGCTGATAATGATGCCTTCGACGTAGCGCGCGACATCAAGGGTAAGTTTCCCAATATCCATTGTGTTGTTCTTACGCCTTTCTCTCATGGCATTACCAAGCGTATGCAGAATGAAGACTTGAGTATCTTCGATTATGTCTTCTGCTGGCTTGGCAACACCAATCTTATTCTTTCTATCATCAAGCTGATAGAGGATAAGATGAATCTTGAACATGACATACAGGAAGCAGGCGTGCAGATGATTCTGCTGGTAGAAGATTCTATCCGTTTCTATAGTTCTATATTGCCTAATCTCTATAATTACATATTGGAGCAGAGCAAGAACTTTTCTCAGGAGGCTCTGAACCGGCATGCGGCTACCATGCGTATGCGTGGCCGTCCTAAGGTGGTCTTGGCTCGTACTTACGAGGAAGCCCAGAAACTGTATGATAAGTATTCTGATAACACGTTGGGTGTAATCAGCGATGCACGTTTCCCGTTAAAGAGTGCTGCCAAAGCTTTTGGTAATGAAGTGATGCCTGAAGAGAAGCCTAAGCATCGTACGGATACTTTCGGTCGCGAGAAATGTCCAGATGCAGGTTTGCAACTTTTCCGTTATATCAGGAAGAATGATCCTTTCGTTCCGCTCATCATAGAAAGTTCTGAAAGTGAGAACCGTGCGAAGGCAGAGGCAGAAGGTTTCCGCTTTGTTGACAAGAACTCGAAGAAGATGAGCGTAGATCTTCGCCGTCTGATGGAAGAGCACATGGGCTTTGGCGATTTCATATTCCGTGATCCTAAGACTCATGAGGAGATTATGCGCATTCATAGTTTGAAGGAATTGCAGGATAACATCTTCAATATTCCTAACGATTCCATGCTCTATCATATCAGCCGCAACCATATGAGCCGTTGGCTTTGTGCTCGTGCCATCTTCCCTGTATCAGCTTTCCTGAAGCATGTTACCTGGGAAAAATTACAGGATGTAGATGCTCACCGACAGATTATCTTCGATGCCATCGTGCAGTATCGTCACATGAAAAACATCGGTGTAGTGGCTGTTTTCGACCGCATGAAGTTTGACAAGTATGCCCACTTTGCCCGTATCGGAGAAGGCTCCCTGGGCGGAAAGGGTAGAGGTCTTGCATTCCTGGATAATGTCATCAAGCGTCACCCTGAGTTCAATCAGTTTGAGAATGCCACCGTGCAGATTCCGAAGACCGTTGTGCTCTGTACCGATATCTTTGATGAATTTATGATGAGCAACAATCTCTATCCGATAGCTTTGAGTGATGCTAGCGACGATGAGATTCTGAAGCACTTCCTGCATGCCCAGCTGCCCGATTCGCTGATAGCCGACTTCTTCACCTTCTTTGAGGCAACCAGGAGTCCTATCGCAATCCGTTCAAGTTCGCTGCTCGAAGATGCCCACTATCAGCCGTTTGCCGGTATCTATTCTACCTATATGATTCCGTATCTAGAAGATAAGTATCAGATGCTGCAGATGCTGGCCTGTGCCATCAAGGGTGTCTATGCTTCTGTGTTCTATCGCGACTCGAAGGCTTACATGACCGCAACGAGCAATGTCATCGATCAGGAAAAGATGGCTGTTATCTTGCAGCAGGTTGTGGGCAAAGACTATGGTACAAGGTTTTATCCTACCATGAGCGGTGTGCTCCGTTCGCTCAATTATTATCCGATAGGTGATGAAGAGGCTGAAGAGGGTATAGCCAGTCTGGCCTTGGGCTTGGGTAAATATATCGTAGATGGAGGTCAGACCCTTCGTGTTTGTCCTTACCATCCGAATCAGGTGCTCCAGACATCGGAAACCGAGCTGGCTCTGCGCGACACCCAGACCCAGTTCTATGCGCTGGATATGAAGCATGTGGGCAATGATTTCAAGGTAGATGATGGCTTTAATATTCTTAAACTCCGAGTGAAGGATGCCGTAGAAGACCAGAGCCTTACCTATATCGCATCTACTTTCGATCCATACGATCAGGTCATCAATGATGGAGTCTATGAGAATGGCCGCAAACTGATAACTTTCTCAAGTGTGCTCCAGCATGGAGTGGTGCCTTTGCCAGAGATACTGCAGATGTCGATGAAGTATGGAGCAGGGGCTATGCGCAGACCTGTGGAGATAGAGTTTGCCTGCAATATCAATAATGACAGGACTTGCGAATTCTATCTTCTTCAGATTCGTCCTATCGTTGATGCCAAGGAGATGCTTGATGAAGATGTGAAGGCTATCCCTGATTCCGACTGCCTGTTGCGTTCGCACAATTCGCTGGGTCATGGCATCAGCGAAGATGTGGTTGATGTGGTTTATGTGAAGTATGATGACCGCTTCTCTGCGATGAATAATTTTTATGTAGCCGATGATATAGAACGAATCAACCGCAAGTTCCTTGCTGACGGCAAGAACTATGTGCTGATAGGTCCTGGCCGTTGGGGCTCCAGCGACCATTATTTAGGTGTACCTGTAAAATGGCCGCATATCAGCGCTGCCCGGGTTATCGTAGAGGTGGCTCTGAAGAATTACAATATCGATCCTAGTCAGGGTACTCACTTCTTCCAGAACCTCACCTCTTTTGGCGTGGGATACTTTACGGTAGATACAAATACAGGTGAAGGCGGCTTTGTAAATAAGGAAATCCTGGATGCAATGCCGGCTGTAGAGGAGACGCAATATGTCCGTCATATACGCTTTGAGCACCCGATGAGAATTCTGATGGATGGTAAGAAGCAGGAGGGAGCCGTCTTGATTCCGAAGGAATGA
- the hpt gene encoding hypoxanthine phosphoribosyltransferase encodes MSIVKIKDKSFKTSIPEAEILKKVQVVADRLNKDYEGKTPVFLAVLNGAFIFAADLMRMITVPSEISFVKYASYEGTSSTGSMKTLMGLNQDLAGRHVVIVEDIVDSGFTMAHMIEDLKKMNPASIEICSLLVKPGNLKVDLDINYAVMEIPNDFIVGYGLDYDQEGRNLRDIYTIVEK; translated from the coding sequence ATGAGCATAGTAAAGATTAAGGATAAGAGCTTCAAAACATCGATTCCTGAGGCTGAGATTCTGAAGAAAGTACAGGTCGTAGCAGACCGTCTGAACAAGGACTATGAAGGCAAGACCCCCGTGTTCTTGGCAGTATTGAACGGCGCATTTATCTTTGCAGCCGACTTGATGCGAATGATTACCGTGCCAAGCGAGATTTCATTCGTGAAGTATGCTTCTTACGAGGGTACCTCCTCTACGGGCAGCATGAAGACCCTGATGGGTTTGAACCAGGATTTGGCAGGCCGCCACGTGGTTATCGTAGAGGACATCGTAGATTCCGGTTTCACCATGGCTCACATGATTGAAGACCTGAAGAAGATGAACCCAGCCAGCATCGAAATTTGTTCCCTCCTCGTGAAACCAGGCAACTTGAAGGTTGATCTTGATATCAACTATGCTGTTATGGAAATCCCTAACGATTTCATCGTGGGATATGGATTGGATTATGACCAAGAAGGCAGAAACCTCCGCGACATCTACACCATTGTAGAAAAATAG
- a CDS encoding adenylate kinase, translating into MKNIVIFGAPGAGKGTQSDKMIEKYGLGHISTGDVLRNEIKNGTELGKTAKGYIDNGQLIPDELMIDILASVYDSFGKDHAGVIFDGFPRTTPQAEALKKMLSERGHKIAAMIELAVPEDELMARLINRGKESGRSDDNEETIKKRLNVYHTQTAPLIDWYEKEGIHHHIEGLGTVDEIFARVCNVIDNL; encoded by the coding sequence ATGAAAAATATCGTAATTTTCGGCGCTCCAGGTGCAGGTAAAGGCACACAGAGCGACAAGATGATCGAGAAGTATGGTCTCGGTCACATTTCTACAGGTGATGTACTTCGTAACGAAATCAAGAACGGTACAGAACTTGGTAAGACAGCTAAGGGTTATATCGACAATGGTCAGTTGATTCCAGACGAGTTGATGATTGACATCCTCGCAAGTGTATACGATAGCTTCGGTAAGGATCACGCTGGTGTAATCTTCGACGGTTTCCCACGTACCACTCCACAGGCTGAGGCTCTGAAGAAGATGCTTTCTGAGCGTGGTCATAAGATTGCTGCGATGATTGAGTTGGCTGTTCCTGAGGATGAGCTGATGGCTCGCCTGATTAACCGCGGTAAGGAAAGCGGCCGTTCTGATGATAACGAGGAGACTATCAAGAAGCGTCTCAATGTTTATCATACACAGACTGCTCCGCTCATCGACTGGTATGAGAAGGAAGGCATTCATCACCACATCGAGGGTCTCGGTACTGTAGATGAGATCTTCGCTCGTGTTTGCAATGTAATCGACAACTTGTAA